The proteins below are encoded in one region of Fibrella aestuarina BUZ 2:
- a CDS encoding ACT domain-containing protein — protein MNPAQPATQAILSGGPATRSTPVAVAGARTSYYITGFDRPSFVNDITQAVPQDDRCRILGMTFDVQAGVRVTGYLTVDVPDETHRTVLQRQLRAIRGVVSINELTND, from the coding sequence ATGAACCCAGCACAACCAGCAACACAGGCAATTTTGTCGGGCGGGCCGGCAACACGCTCCACCCCAGTGGCTGTAGCGGGCGCACGAACCAGTTATTACATCACCGGTTTCGATCGCCCCAGTTTCGTCAACGACATCACGCAGGCGGTGCCGCAAGATGACCGCTGCCGCATTCTGGGCATGACTTTCGACGTGCAGGCGGGGGTGCGGGTAACGGGCTACCTGACGGTCGACGTACCCGACGAAACCCATCGGACCGTGTTGCAGCGGCAGCTGCGGGCGATCCGGGGCGTGGTGAGCATCAACGAACTAACCAACGACTAA
- a CDS encoding DUF6728 family protein, which translates to MSRLTDYLKIGPVFNYFLRVFRKPDPNQPTSVNLRMMHGINRISIIMFLFCLLVMLYRAFFR; encoded by the coding sequence GTGAGCCGTTTAACTGATTATCTCAAGATTGGGCCGGTGTTTAATTACTTCCTGCGGGTATTTCGTAAACCCGACCCCAACCAGCCAACGAGCGTAAACCTGCGCATGATGCACGGGATCAACCGGATCTCCATCATCATGTTCCTGTTCTGTTTGCTGGTGATGCTTTACCGCGCCTTTTTCCGATGA
- a CDS encoding phytanoyl-CoA dioxygenase family protein: protein MLTITETPVQLHELLSTQQLEFFRRNGYLHIKQFVDRSTVQSFLADIDRVEAEWLAEGIDKINGTPIKFGHDETGRRIVQRFAFTSHYSPLLTEFLADERLQALTQLLTPYEGRISPEEKDGLVVNHYVRASESSFSRMGWHTDSPRDLFLGGRIRPMLNVGLHLDDCPQSNGGLRVLPGTHRQSTLLTLFRKRQFIDHRPDRREVGFDIEAGDLTIHDGNLWHRVEQSPHIGAASRRRVMYIPIITGDYQPKDASSRTPFYHRFAKRIQD from the coding sequence ATGCTGACCATCACCGAAACCCCGGTTCAACTTCACGAACTACTGTCCACCCAGCAACTCGAGTTTTTCCGCCGTAACGGCTATCTCCACATCAAACAGTTTGTCGACCGCTCCACGGTACAGTCGTTTCTGGCTGACATTGACCGGGTTGAAGCCGAATGGCTTGCCGAGGGCATCGACAAGATCAACGGGACACCCATCAAATTTGGCCATGACGAAACCGGGCGCCGGATTGTGCAGCGGTTCGCGTTTACGTCGCACTACAGCCCGCTGCTGACGGAGTTCCTGGCCGACGAACGCCTGCAGGCCCTTACCCAGCTTCTTACGCCTTACGAGGGCCGGATCAGCCCCGAAGAGAAAGACGGGCTGGTGGTCAACCATTACGTGCGGGCATCGGAGTCGAGCTTCTCGCGCATGGGCTGGCATACTGATAGCCCCCGCGACCTGTTTTTGGGCGGGCGCATCCGGCCGATGCTCAACGTGGGGCTCCACCTCGACGACTGCCCGCAATCGAACGGGGGGCTGCGGGTGCTGCCCGGCACGCACCGGCAAAGCACGCTGCTGACGCTCTTCCGCAAACGCCAGTTTATCGATCATCGACCTGATCGCCGGGAGGTGGGCTTCGACATCGAGGCGGGCGACCTCACCATCCACGATGGCAACCTCTGGCACCGCGTTGAGCAGTCGCCGCACATTGGCGCCGCCAGCCGCCGCCGGGTGATGTATATCCCCATCATCACGGGCGACTACCAGCCCAAGGACGCCAGCAGCCGGACCCCCTTTTACCACCGGTTTGCGAAGCGGATTCAGGATTAG
- a CDS encoding tetratricopeptide repeat protein, translating to MEVILLGFLFVVYLVLRYYLIDHETASEKDIKRFQAGIQLVKNREIEAAFDYFNEAVQKYPQSAVAYAYRGKCQLLLENHFSAIYDLTQAVNRDNTLADCYLDRGIALYRVEQYTEAFREFDKAVWHIRDERPDAYRWRALARIELRQLSQAENDLRRAVLLGDENAFQLLRQPPFSRPKHANSGRN from the coding sequence ATGGAGGTTATACTGCTGGGCTTTTTATTCGTCGTCTACCTGGTGCTCCGGTACTATCTGATCGACCATGAAACAGCCTCCGAAAAAGACATCAAGCGGTTTCAGGCGGGAATTCAGCTGGTGAAGAACCGGGAAATCGAGGCGGCGTTCGATTACTTCAACGAGGCCGTCCAGAAATACCCACAGTCGGCGGTGGCGTATGCCTATCGGGGCAAATGTCAGCTGTTGCTGGAAAACCACTTCTCGGCTATCTACGACCTCACCCAGGCCGTCAACCGCGACAATACCCTGGCCGACTGCTACCTGGACCGGGGCATTGCGCTCTACCGGGTCGAGCAATACACCGAAGCCTTCCGGGAATTTGATAAGGCCGTGTGGCACATCCGCGACGAACGCCCCGACGCCTACCGCTGGCGCGCCCTGGCCCGGATCGAGCTCCGGCAATTGAGCCAGGCCGAAAACGACCTGCGCCGGGCCGTGCTGCTGGGCGATGAAAACGCCTTCCAATTGCTGCGTCAGCCGCCATTTTCGCGCCCCAAACACGCCAACAGCGGCCGTAACTAA
- a CDS encoding DUF1684 domain-containing protein — translation MDEMIIETGPVNPYARTFFWFWGLACLALIGFRSDEPTYRQRLDVWHQQRLESLRSETGWLNLAGLFWLKEGANEAGADLGNDLTFPADRASAQLGTFRLVKGTVQFEAAPGATVLADGEPVLATKTIFSPDLTKPVTLSHGSLRWFVIKRGDRYAVRLRDLASPLLKAFTGIERFPADESWRVTAHLERPTAPRTIPILDVTGQTSQQPLAGTLVFEHQGKTYRLDAVREGDRKLFILFGDQTNTHDTYGSGRFLYADLPDEQGNVTLDFNQSINPPCAFTPFATCPLPPQQNRLATAVRAGEKRYGNH, via the coding sequence ATGGACGAAATGATCATCGAAACGGGCCCGGTAAACCCCTACGCCCGCACGTTCTTCTGGTTCTGGGGATTAGCTTGTCTGGCCCTCATCGGCTTCCGGTCCGACGAGCCAACCTACCGGCAGCGACTCGACGTCTGGCATCAGCAGCGGCTCGAATCGCTGCGGAGCGAAACCGGTTGGCTGAACCTGGCGGGGCTGTTCTGGCTCAAAGAAGGGGCCAACGAAGCCGGTGCCGACCTGGGCAATGACCTGACGTTTCCCGCCGACCGCGCGTCCGCCCAGCTGGGTACGTTCCGGCTGGTGAAGGGGACGGTGCAGTTTGAGGCGGCCCCCGGTGCCACCGTCCTGGCCGACGGCGAGCCCGTGCTGGCTACGAAAACCATTTTTTCGCCCGATCTGACGAAACCCGTTACGCTCAGCCACGGGTCGTTGCGCTGGTTTGTGATCAAGCGCGGCGATCGGTACGCGGTTCGGCTGCGCGATCTGGCCAGCCCGCTGCTGAAGGCGTTTACGGGTATCGAGCGGTTTCCGGCCGACGAAAGCTGGCGCGTAACGGCCCACCTCGAACGCCCCACCGCGCCCCGCACCATCCCGATTCTGGACGTTACGGGCCAGACCTCGCAACAGCCGCTGGCGGGTACGTTGGTTTTTGAGCATCAGGGGAAAACCTACCGGCTCGATGCCGTTCGGGAAGGCGACCGGAAATTGTTTATCCTGTTTGGCGACCAGACCAATACCCACGACACCTACGGATCGGGCCGGTTTCTGTACGCCGATCTGCCCGATGAGCAGGGCAACGTCACGCTTGACTTCAACCAGAGTATCAACCCACCGTGTGCCTTTACGCCCTTTGCTACCTGCCCGCTGCCCCCGCAGCAGAACCGACTGGCGACGGCCGTTCGGGCGGGCGAAAAACGGTACGGTAACCACTGA
- a CDS encoding MmcQ/YjbR family DNA-binding protein, which produces MSFDDLRAYCLSKPATTESLPFDETTLVFKVAGKMFALSDMESRPMRVSLKCDPERAVLLREEHAAIEGAYHMNKRHWNTVTSDGSLRDSLIRELIDHSYELVVAGLPKAVRQTLG; this is translated from the coding sequence ATGAGCTTTGATGACCTGCGCGCGTACTGCCTGAGCAAGCCCGCTACTACCGAGTCGCTTCCGTTCGATGAAACCACGCTCGTGTTTAAGGTGGCCGGGAAGATGTTTGCCCTTAGCGACATGGAGAGCCGCCCCATGCGGGTGAGTCTCAAGTGCGATCCCGAGCGCGCCGTACTGCTGCGCGAGGAACACGCGGCCATCGAAGGGGCCTACCACATGAACAAACGGCACTGGAACACCGTCACCTCGGATGGATCGCTGCGCGATAGCCTGATTCGCGAGCTGATCGACCATTCCTATGAGCTGGTCGTGGCGGGGCTGCCCAAAGCCGTTCGGCAAACGCTGGGTTGA
- a CDS encoding SusC/RagA family TonB-linked outer membrane protein, with the protein MQTFIGSVAACLLLMGLLLPNRLLAQTAQISGTIRTDDNQPLPGANVVLKGQGKGTSTDGNGRYSITAGPGQVLVISAIGYQNAELTVGNVGSSTTLDATLTEAPSQLNELVVVGYGTQERKNLIGSVTQVNAEEIKTRPVASFEQQLQGRVAGVQVSANTGVPGDGLYFRIRGNTSINASNDPLYVVDGVFINNNSLQKITTQGQANNPLADLNPADIESISILKDAEATAIYGARAANGVVVITTKRGAYNAKTKVALNTSAGQAWAPKLWDLVTGPEHATIINEAWINDGKPVATRPFRPVTEGGRGLPEEQPTYDRLGYIFRAGILQNYDLSVSGGNQQTRFYLGGGYTSQQATLRTNDFARASFKLNLDHELTDHIRVGTSNSFAQSTRSNARVGDGPQGGILQAALHTPTYLPKVNADGSYAKWAGFDNLDVLINNTDMQSTSTRYIGNLYGEWDILQGRSASSLKFRSSWSLDYNLYDEYEYWNTLTNRGSANKGLGTSSLSQNTIWINEQTLQFRRTLDSHAFGVLVGNTIQGNVNKQTQAQGTNFPSDDFRQLSSASVTTSSSARSQNRLVSFFGRVDYNFARKYFLEASLRGDASSRFGANHRWGYFPSAGVAWQIKQEGFLRDLRAISDLKLRASIGWTGNQNGINDFASRGLWGGGFNYQDNPGTFPTQLANPDLKWETTRQINAGLNVGLFNNRIGLEINAYEKYTYDLLIQVPLAQSTGFSSIFRNDGEISNRGLELGLNTVNIQGKDLTWNTSFNISANRNRIEKLSIPVDASYNVERLVQGYPYHAYFVYKQLRVDPETGDAVYDDYNKDGVITAADRQYVGTALPTFVGGLNNTLTYKGFDLSVFVNFSSGGLVYNSNRFFHESGGTRDDRRAINKNQLTRWQKPGDITDVPRVTTLGNNYNLSPTSRFVEDGSFVRLSSVVLGYTLPKALLRKVGISSARVYYNGSNLWLLSRYQGPDPEVNVTANATTQGYDLGTPPIPRTAQFGLNLTL; encoded by the coding sequence ATGCAAACGTTTATTGGATCAGTAGCGGCTTGTCTGCTACTAATGGGCCTGCTGTTGCCCAACCGGTTGCTGGCACAAACGGCTCAAATCAGCGGCACCATCCGGACGGATGACAACCAACCCTTACCCGGCGCCAACGTGGTGCTGAAAGGGCAAGGCAAGGGCACCAGCACCGATGGCAACGGCCGGTATTCGATTACCGCCGGGCCGGGGCAGGTGCTGGTTATCTCGGCGATCGGTTATCAGAACGCCGAACTGACGGTAGGGAATGTAGGCAGCTCAACCACCCTCGACGCGACACTCACCGAAGCCCCCTCCCAGCTCAATGAACTGGTGGTGGTGGGCTACGGCACGCAGGAGCGCAAGAACCTCATTGGCTCGGTGACGCAGGTCAACGCCGAAGAAATCAAGACCCGCCCGGTTGCCAGCTTCGAGCAGCAGTTGCAGGGCCGGGTGGCCGGGGTACAGGTATCGGCCAACACGGGCGTGCCGGGCGACGGGCTCTATTTTCGCATCCGGGGCAACACCTCCATCAACGCCAGTAACGATCCGCTCTACGTGGTCGACGGGGTGTTTATCAACAACAACAGCCTCCAGAAAATTACGACGCAGGGGCAGGCCAACAACCCCCTGGCTGATCTGAATCCGGCCGATATTGAGTCGATTTCGATTCTGAAAGACGCGGAGGCGACCGCTATCTACGGGGCACGGGCGGCCAACGGCGTGGTGGTGATCACGACCAAGCGCGGGGCGTACAACGCCAAAACAAAAGTGGCGCTGAACACGTCGGCCGGGCAGGCGTGGGCCCCCAAACTCTGGGACCTGGTGACCGGCCCCGAACACGCTACCATCATCAACGAAGCCTGGATCAACGATGGCAAACCGGTCGCTACCCGGCCGTTCCGCCCGGTCACGGAGGGTGGGCGCGGCCTGCCCGAAGAGCAGCCAACCTACGACCGGCTGGGCTATATCTTCCGCGCGGGCATCCTGCAAAACTATGACCTGTCGGTGTCGGGCGGTAACCAGCAAACCCGCTTTTACCTCGGCGGGGGTTATACCAGCCAACAGGCCACGCTGCGCACCAACGATTTCGCCCGCGCCAGTTTTAAACTCAACCTCGACCATGAGCTGACCGACCACATTCGGGTGGGAACCAGCAATAGTTTCGCCCAGTCGACGCGGAGCAACGCCCGGGTGGGCGATGGCCCGCAGGGGGGTATTTTGCAGGCGGCACTCCACACGCCAACGTACCTGCCGAAGGTCAACGCCGACGGGTCGTATGCCAAATGGGCGGGCTTCGATAACCTCGACGTGCTCATCAACAACACCGACATGCAGTCGACGAGCACGCGCTACATCGGCAACCTCTACGGCGAGTGGGATATCCTGCAGGGCCGTTCGGCGTCCAGCCTGAAATTTCGCAGCAGCTGGAGCCTCGACTATAACCTCTATGACGAATACGAATACTGGAATACGCTGACCAACCGGGGAAGCGCCAACAAAGGGCTGGGTACGTCGAGCCTAAGCCAGAACACGATCTGGATCAACGAACAGACGCTGCAATTCCGGCGGACGCTGGACAGCCATGCGTTTGGGGTGCTGGTGGGCAATACCATTCAGGGGAACGTAAACAAACAGACGCAGGCGCAGGGCACCAACTTCCCGTCCGACGATTTCCGGCAGCTGTCGTCGGCATCGGTCACCACCTCGTCGTCGGCCCGGAGCCAGAACCGGCTGGTGTCGTTCTTCGGGCGGGTCGATTACAATTTCGCCCGCAAGTACTTCCTCGAAGCCAGCCTGCGGGGCGATGCATCGAGCCGGTTCGGCGCGAATCACCGCTGGGGCTATTTCCCGTCGGCGGGGGTGGCGTGGCAGATCAAGCAGGAAGGCTTTTTGCGCGACCTACGCGCCATCAGCGACCTGAAACTCCGCGCCAGCATCGGCTGGACGGGCAACCAGAACGGCATCAACGATTTTGCCTCACGCGGCCTGTGGGGTGGGGGCTTCAACTACCAGGACAACCCAGGTACGTTCCCCACGCAACTGGCCAACCCCGACCTGAAATGGGAGACCACCCGGCAGATCAACGCCGGGCTGAACGTCGGGTTGTTCAACAACCGCATCGGGCTGGAAATCAACGCGTACGAGAAATACACCTACGACCTGCTGATTCAGGTGCCACTGGCGCAGAGCACCGGCTTTTCGAGCATATTCCGCAACGACGGGGAAATCAGCAACCGGGGGTTGGAACTGGGGCTGAACACGGTGAACATTCAGGGCAAAGACCTCACCTGGAATACCAGTTTCAATATCTCGGCCAACCGTAACCGGATCGAAAAACTGTCGATTCCCGTGGATGCCAGCTACAACGTGGAGCGGCTGGTGCAGGGTTATCCGTACCACGCCTACTTCGTTTACAAGCAACTCCGGGTTGACCCCGAAACGGGCGATGCCGTCTACGACGATTACAACAAAGACGGGGTCATTACGGCCGCCGACCGGCAGTATGTCGGTACGGCACTGCCCACCTTCGTTGGTGGTCTGAACAACACCCTGACTTACAAAGGATTTGACCTGTCGGTGTTTGTCAATTTCAGTTCGGGGGGACTGGTTTACAACAGCAACCGCTTCTTCCACGAATCGGGTGGCACGCGCGACGACCGGCGGGCTATCAACAAAAACCAGCTGACCCGCTGGCAGAAACCCGGCGACATCACCGACGTACCCCGCGTTACGACGCTGGGCAACAACTACAACCTGAGCCCCACGAGTCGCTTTGTGGAAGATGGCTCGTTTGTGCGCCTGAGCAGCGTGGTGCTGGGCTACACGCTTCCCAAGGCTCTGTTGCGTAAAGTGGGGATTTCGTCGGCGCGGGTGTATTACAACGGCTCGAACCTGTGGCTGCTGAGTCGCTATCAGGGCCCCGATCCCGAAGTGAACGTAACCGCCAACGCAACGACGCAGGGCTACGACCTGGGTACGCCGCCCATCCCGCGCACAGCCCAGTTCGGCCTGAATCTGACCTTATAA
- a CDS encoding DUF4395 domain-containing protein encodes MSKQLICPTDGVQVNETKVRLVAGLVLTIAIVYLLTASLWAGSLLLPLLLLIDFGLRGSEWARYSPLGYVADWLVSALNLSYKGTDQAPKRFAARIGLGFSLLIAGLQLAGSPTLIPTAVLALFAALESGLGFCAGCYVYTLYVRLFPKALN; translated from the coding sequence ATGAGCAAACAACTCATTTGTCCAACGGATGGCGTCCAGGTCAATGAAACCAAAGTCCGGCTGGTGGCCGGGCTGGTCCTGACCATCGCCATCGTCTACCTCCTGACGGCCTCCCTATGGGCCGGTAGCCTGCTGCTGCCCCTGCTGTTACTGATTGATTTTGGCCTTCGTGGCTCCGAATGGGCGCGCTACAGCCCGCTCGGGTACGTGGCCGACTGGCTGGTAAGCGCCCTTAATCTCTCCTATAAAGGGACCGACCAGGCCCCCAAGCGCTTCGCGGCCCGCATCGGGCTGGGGTTCAGTCTGCTGATTGCCGGCCTGCAACTGGCGGGTAGCCCCACCCTTATTCCAACCGCCGTGCTGGCCCTGTTTGCCGCGCTGGAGTCAGGGCTTGGCTTCTGCGCCGGTTGCTACGTTTATACTCTTTACGTGCGTCTGTTTCCGAAGGCGCTTAACTAA